The genomic segment GGTCAGGTGGGCGGAATGTTCTCCGGCCCGACGAATCTGCATCACCATCTCTCGATGGGGATCATCCGGAAAGAGCCGCTGCAGCAACAAGTCGCTGTAGCCGTTGATGACCGTCAGGAAATTATTGAAGTCGTGGGCGACACCCCCGGCCAGTTGCCCGATCGCTTCCATCTTCTGGGCCTCACGGAGCTGATCGGCCATCCGTCGCCGTTCCGTCACATCGGTTTGAACCCCGACAAAATGCGTCAACTGGCCTTCGGCATCGCGCAACGGGGTGATGGTGAGTTCATTCCAGAAGCTCTTGCCGTCCTTTTTATAGTTCACCATTTCAACGTGGCAGGCTTCACCGGCGCGAACTGCTTTGCGGAGCCGATTGACAGACTTCGGATCGGTGTCGGCACCTTGTAGGAAGCGGCAGTTGCGGCCGAAGGCTTCGTCCGCGCTGTAGCCTGTCAGGCGAGTGAATCCGGGACTGGCATAAATGATCGGGTTGTCGTCGAGGGTCGGGTCTGTGATCAGAATCCCTTGCGTCGTCGCTCCGATCGCTCGGTCCCGGAGAAGTAAGGCTTTCTGGGCTCGATTGCGTCCGGTGACGTCGATGGCCATCGCCCCGACGGCGGCCTCCTCGCCGTCATGGGGAATGGGAAACTTGTAAACGAGGAACTCGCCCTGAGAGCCATCTGCTCGAATCCCCGGCTCAATAACTTCGACGATCCGTTTCGAGGCAGCAACTTCGAGGGTCGATTGCAGATGGATCTGGGCAATCTCTTTCGGAAACAGCCCGAAGATCGATTGTCCCACCGGATCGCTGACAGGGAGCTGCAGCGACTGACGATAAGTGGCATTCGCATACAGCACGCGGCCTGAGACATCCGCCACCCAGGCGAGAGCAGGACTGTTGTCCATGAAAGTTCGAAAACGTTCTTCGCTATTCCGCAGCGATTGCTCGACCTCTTTTTGTTCTGTGATGTCGGTATGCACGCCGATCCATTCCAGAATCGCGCCGTCGTTGTCGAGGACCGGGACGCCGCGGACGGCCGTGTTGCGATAGACGCCGTCTCGTCGACGCAGGCGATGTTCGACCCTGTAGATTCCTCCTTGAGCAATCGCCGCCGACCAGACTTTCGCCGTGTGTTCGCGGTCTTCGGGATGGACGGCTTCAAGCCATCCCCAGCCGTTGATCTCCGCCGCGCTCTGTCCCGTGAATACCCCCCAGCCGGGCAATCCAAGCAATCCATCCGTTACCTCGCCCGATGCCGGCGCGGTCCAGACGATTTCGCTGATGGCCTCGATGAGGGTGCGATACCGAACTTCGCCCTGCTGCAAAGCCGACTGCTGTCGATGATGCTCGGTGAAGTCGCGCCCGACAATGGCCGCCCCGACGACCACGTGGTCTTCGTTCAGGACGGGAGAGACCAGCAGTGAGATGGTGAACTGGGTGCCGTCCTTCCGCAGCGGCGTCGTTTCAAAGGATTCGACCTTCTGGCCTGTTCGAATCCTTTCGAGCGCTTGGCGCAAGAGTGCCGTCACATGCTCCGGAGTGACTTGGTAAAGATTGGTGCCCACCATTTCGGCGGCGGACCATCCGGAAATCTGCTCCGCGGCCGGATTCCAACTGGTAATCGTCCCATCCAGTTCGAGGCCGACAATGCCATCGCTGGAGGAATGGACGATCGAGGCCAGACGACGGACTTGCTGCAGGGCCGCCCTGTGCGCCCGGCGCTGCCGCGTATCGCGAACTTCGCGCTCCACGACTGCCGACAGCCGTTTCAGGTTCCCCTTGAAGAGATAATCGTTGGCCCCGGACTGCATGAGCGCGATGGTCTGGACCTCTCCCACCGCCGCGGACACGACAACAAAGGACAGGTCAGGATCTGCTGTCCGCACGATCTGCAGAGCGGCACTGGCGTCGAAGCCCGGTATGGAATAGTCAGAAAGGACGATGTCCCAAGTCCGGCTCGCCAGCGCGGAACGGAGTTCCACCGCGCTCTCCACGCGTTGCCAGACCAGATCCCCATTTTGTCCTTGCAGCTCCGCCAGCATCAGCGTCGCATCATCGACGACATCTTCAACAATCAGGACGCTGACGGTGGACATGGCGTCTCCTCAGGGGGCGGCTGATTCAGAACCAGCCAATAGAGTTGCAGTTGATGCACGGCCTTTTGAAACTGTTCGAAATCGACCGGCTTGCGGACATAACTGTTCGCTCCCAGGTCATAGCCCCGGATCAGGTCTTCTTCCTCACGAGAGGAGGTGATAATCACGACCGGCAGCCGCCGCGTCCGCGGGTCCGC from the Planctomicrobium piriforme genome contains:
- a CDS encoding PAS domain S-box protein — encoded protein: MSTVSVLIVEDVVDDATLMLAELQGQNGDLVWQRVESAVELRSALASRTWDIVLSDYSIPGFDASAALQIVRTADPDLSFVVVSAAVGEVQTIALMQSGANDYLFKGNLKRLSAVVEREVRDTRQRRAHRAALQQVRRLASIVHSSSDGIVGLELDGTITSWNPAAEQISGWSAAEMVGTNLYQVTPEHVTALLRQALERIRTGQKVESFETTPLRKDGTQFTISLLVSPVLNEDHVVVGAAIVGRDFTEHHRQQSALQQGEVRYRTLIEAISEIVWTAPASGEVTDGLLGLPGWGVFTGQSAAEINGWGWLEAVHPEDREHTAKVWSAAIAQGGIYRVEHRLRRRDGVYRNTAVRGVPVLDNDGAILEWIGVHTDITEQKEVEQSLRNSEERFRTFMDNSPALAWVADVSGRVLYANATYRQSLQLPVSDPVGQSIFGLFPKEIAQIHLQSTLEVAASKRIVEVIEPGIRADGSQGEFLVYKFPIPHDGEEAAVGAMAIDVTGRNRAQKALLLRDRAIGATTQGILITDPTLDDNPIIYASPGFTRLTGYSADEAFGRNCRFLQGADTDPKSVNRLRKAVRAGEACHVEMVNYKKDGKSFWNELTITPLRDAEGQLTHFVGVQTDVTERRRMADQLREAQKMEAIGQLAGGVAHDFNNFLTVINGYSDLLLQRLFPDDPHREMVMQIRRAGEHSAHLTDQLLALGRKQMVAPRVVDVNRIVREGVRMLRGVLGEDIELKVHLASDLWPVWVDPGLLQQVLMNLAVNARDAMLVGGLLTIETSNLQLDEAFVRDHPESQLGKHVLLSVTDTGMGMSTETLQRVFEPFFTTKPPGKGTGLGLSVVHGIVRQAHGHVEIESSVGHGATVRIYFPSSQHAVDEHDYPIIPAVEIRGVETVLLVEDEPGVRALSQHILTSHGFQVLTASNGQEAIAVAAKYPGRIDLLVTDVVMPELGGGKLAEQLHRQRPEIRVLFTSGYADDAVVRHGVLHELVSFLPKPFTPLALALKAREVLDAPS